From the genome of Epinephelus lanceolatus isolate andai-2023 chromosome 23, ASM4190304v1, whole genome shotgun sequence, one region includes:
- the kcnc2 gene encoding voltage-gated potassium channel KCNC2 isoform X4: MAPQEHSYSKGNEFIAFASLFFILVSITTFCLETHEAFNTIINKTELMRNSSVPDSGPQYEIETDPALTYVEGVCVFWFTIEFLVRVTFCPVKLEFIKSVLNIIDFVAILPFYLEVGLSGLSSKAAKDVLGFLRVVRFVRILRIFKLTRHFVGLRVLGHTLRASTNEFLLLIIFLALGVLIFATMIYYAERIGANPNDPTGSIHTKFKNIPIGFWWAVVTMTTLGYGDMYPETWSGMVVGALCALAGVLTIAMPVPVIVNNFGMYYSLAMAKQKLPKKRKKHIPQVVQGGSPIYCKGDLNTTCNSTQGDLCHVKGSRVLERNRSVLSADCSGGSDLTMSPEERVPMRRSSTREHNRRSGGTCFLLTASDYTCPADGGMRKTGYEKSRSLNNIAGMTGNALRLSPVTSPYGSPCPLRRSRSPIPSIL; encoded by the exons TTTATAGCCTTTGCATCTTTGTTCTTCATCCTGGTCTCCATCACCACCTTCTGCTTGGAGACTCATGAGGCTTTCAACACCATCATCAACAAGACTGAGCTGATGCGGAACAGCAGCGTGCCGGACTCAGGCCCGCAGTACGAGATTGAAACTGATCCTGCGCTCACCTACGTGGAGGGCGTTTGTGTCTTTTGGTTCACCATCGAGTTCCTGGTGCGTGTAACCTTCTGCCCGGTCAAGTTGGAGTTTATTAAGAGCGTTCTCAACATCATTGACTTCGTGGCTATCCTGCCTTTCTACTTGGAGGTAGGGCTGAGTGGTCTTTCTTCGAAGGCTGCCAAGGATGTGTTGGGTTTCCTCAGGGTTGTGCGCTTTGTTCGTATCCTTCGTATCTTCAAGCTAACGCGTCATTTTGTGGGGCTAAGAGTGCTGGGCCACACATTACGTGCCAGCACCAATGAATTCCTGCTGCTCATCATCTTCCTGGCATTGGGAGTGTTAATATTTGCCACCATGATCTATTATGCCGAACGAATCGGCGCTAATCCCAATGACCCCACTGGTAGCATCCACACCAAGTTCAAGAACATCCCCATCGGCTTCTGGTGGGCCGTagtaaccatgacaacactgGGCTATGGCGACATGTATCCAGAGACCTGGTCAGGCATGGTCGTGGGCGCATTGTGCGCCTTGGCAGGGGTGCTGACGATAGCCATGCCTGTGCCCGTTATCGTCAATAACTTTGGGATGTACTACTCCCTGGCCATGGCCAAACAGAAGCTGCCCAAGAAGCGGAAGAAACACATCCCTCAGGTGGTGCAGGGAGGGTCCCCCATCTACTGCAAAGGTGATCTCAACACCACCTGCAACAGCACTCAAGGTGATCTGTGCCATGTCAAAGGGAGCAGGGTACTAGAACGCAACCGCTCAG TTCTGTCAGCAGACTGCAGCGGGGGCAGTGACCTGACCATGTCTCCAGAGGAGAGGGTCCCCATGCGAAGGTCCAGCACCCGGGAACATAACCGCCGGAGCGGGGGAACATGCTTCCTGCTTACTGCTAGTGATTACACCTGTCCTGCAGATGGAGGGATGCGTAAAACAG GCTATGAGAAATCCCGGAGCTTAAACAACATAGCGGGCATGACTGGTAACGCCCTGAGGTTGTCTCCCGTGACCTCACCCTACGGATCGCCCTGCCCGCTGCGACGCTCTCGCTCCCCTATCCCCTCCATCCTGTGA